Proteins encoded together in one Chitinophaga lutea window:
- the trhO gene encoding oxygen-dependent tRNA uridine(34) hydroxylase TrhO: MVLHNRLSATELKQKLAAETFRRVTVSFYQYAKIADPQAFRDSLYLSLSQIGVFGRVYVAHEGINAQVSIPEHHFEAFKQQLYAIPFLNGIRLNIAVDDNGKSFWVLKIKVRDKIVADGITDPSFDMDNRGRYVNAAEFNRLTEDPDTVIIDMRNHYEYEVGHFDKALEVPSATFREQLPMAVEMMQEHKEKNIIMYCTGGIRCEKASAYMLHQGFKNVFHLEGGIIEYTNKAREQGLPNKFKGKNFVFDERLGERISDDVISQCHQCGEPCDTHTNCANEGCHLLFIQCEKCAAKYNGCCSQECTDVLALPEEEQAQLRKGIDKGLMLFNKRRKR; the protein is encoded by the coding sequence ATGGTATTACATAACAGATTGTCTGCCACGGAGCTGAAGCAAAAGCTCGCGGCAGAAACATTTAGGCGCGTGACTGTTTCTTTCTACCAGTACGCCAAAATTGCAGACCCGCAGGCGTTCAGAGACAGCCTGTATCTTTCCCTCTCACAAATTGGTGTGTTTGGCCGCGTTTACGTGGCGCACGAAGGCATCAATGCACAGGTGAGTATTCCCGAGCATCATTTTGAGGCGTTTAAGCAACAACTGTACGCGATTCCTTTCCTCAATGGCATCCGCCTGAACATTGCGGTGGATGATAATGGGAAATCGTTCTGGGTATTAAAGATCAAAGTGCGCGATAAAATCGTGGCCGACGGTATCACCGATCCTTCGTTCGACATGGACAACCGGGGCCGGTACGTCAATGCCGCGGAGTTCAATCGGCTGACCGAGGACCCGGATACGGTGATCATCGACATGCGCAACCACTACGAATATGAGGTGGGGCATTTTGACAAGGCGCTGGAGGTACCTTCCGCCACTTTCCGGGAACAATTGCCGATGGCGGTGGAGATGATGCAGGAGCATAAAGAAAAAAACATCATCATGTACTGCACCGGCGGCATCCGTTGCGAAAAGGCTTCCGCCTATATGTTGCACCAGGGCTTTAAAAACGTGTTCCACCTCGAGGGCGGTATTATCGAATACACCAACAAGGCAAGGGAACAAGGCCTGCCCAATAAATTCAAGGGTAAAAACTTCGTGTTCGACGAGCGGCTCGGCGAGCGCATCAGCGACGACGTCATCAGCCAGTGCCACCAGTGCGGCGAGCCCTGCGATACTCATACCAATTGCGCCAATGAAGGCTGCCACCTTCTGTTTATTCAATGCGAAAAATGCGCGGCTAAATATAACGGCTGCTGCAGCCAGGAATGTACGGACGTACTGGCATTGCCGGAAGAAGAACAGGCGCAGCTGCGGAAAGGGATCGATAAAGGGCTGATGCTGTTTAATAAGCGCAGGAAGCGGTAA